The segment TAATGCAGACTAATAGGTGTTAAAAACACTTATTTTACGAGTTTGCCAATTTAAATCGGTCCTTTcactacaattattattttttatcacaatCACTTCACAATCGTTTCACAATCAAACTCAGACACTCATGGCTCTCCTATCTGTTGCGCTAGTAAggttataatgataaattattaattcaatattggTAAGTTTGTTGTTCCGTAcctgtcatattttttttaaacgagtgCGGAATAATAACCTCTCTGCagttgatggtaagtagagtggggtccagtagaatgtcgactgacgagagatgattacccattgACAGTctatacaattatgccggcctgttggaatctgatatacataggctgatcatGACACGCGATATTTACGTGGGCCTCAATAGTGTGTTTTAAACTTTTGACGGTAgttgctatccggacggatattaAATAGCcactagaaaatatttttggcgggaattttaaagtaaaaccaATCTGTACAAAACCTCTTCTTTTAACATGAAATAACCAAAACGGATTATAAACAGTAAGCCGGATTTGTCCATAGACCACAGATTTTAGTTTTGCAGCGGATTAATAGACTGGGTCTTGTCTGCTATGTCAATTATACAGGTTGAATTTTTTAAAcgaggtttttattattttttgtagataaatCGAACTTGAATGtagttattatttgttttatttttattttattttattttattcaaaaggaacagaaaacagttacacattaaataagtaaagggtaaaattacacatgtactgcattaataaacatgtaaccaacaacactgttcacagtttaacagaaaactttacaaagaagcAACAAAGTTTTAAAGCGTATTGgagttacatttattatataactagcttttgctcgcggctccgcccgcgttataaagtttttcaggctaaagttttccgttataaaaatagtagtttcccgggagcctatgttcttcccagggtctcaaactgtctccataccaaatttcatcttaatacgttaggtagtttttgagtttaacacgttaaggcagacagatgcagcggggactttgttatattatttagaactttttaagtgaaacaatcccgtcatacatcattgttgcataactttaaccgtttacgcagcgcaggcaacggaagctctcaaaactcataatttgccccgtttttgcaacatgtttcattactgctccgctccctattggttatagcatgatgatatgcctatagcactccaggaacaaagggctatccaacacaaaaagattttttcagttcaaaccggtagttcctgagattagccattactgctccgctcctattgaatatagcgtgatgatatatagcctatagctctccacgaacaaagagctatccaacgcaaaaagatttttttagtttggaccggtagttcctgagattagccattactgccccgctcctattgggtatagcgtgatgatatatagcctatagcactccacgaataaagggctatccaacgcaaaaagaatttttcagtttggactggtagttcctgagattagccattactgccccgctcctattgggtatagcgtgatgatatatagcctatagcactccacgaacaaagggctatccaacgcaaaaagaatttttcagtttggaccggtagttcctgagattagccattactgccccgctcctattgggtatagcgtgatgatatatagcctatagcactccacgaacaaagggctatccaacgcaaaaagaatttttcagtttggaccggtagttcctgagattagcgcgttcaaacaaacaaacaaacaaacaaactcttcagctttatataatagtatagattagctattactgctccgctcctattgaatatagcgtgatgatatatagcctatagctctccacgaacaaagggctatccaacgcaaaaagaatttttcagtttggaccggtagttcctgagattagccattactgccccgctcctattgggtatagcgtgatgatatatagcctatagcactccacgaacaaagggctatccaacgcaaaaagaatttttcagtttggaccggtagttcctgagattagcgcgttcaaacaaacaaacaaacaaacaaacaaacaaacaaacaaacaaacaaacaaactcttcagctttatataatagtatagattaatgtGTAGTCATTTTTCCAAGTTATTGTCATCATCCTGTTAGGCTTAAAACGTTTTTGCATTAATTTCCATTTCCTTGCTGGACTGTacgtaattttcaaaatatttaaatgcagaACTTAATGACTTCAAAAATTATGTCGGTCTTCTTTATAAATTAGACCCCAGGGTAAAACCTCGATGTTCTAGAGAACGTTAGACCCTACAattctttgaaattaaaaagtggACAGAAATCCAGTTAGAAAGGGCAAGGTAGGAGCAACGGacactttataaaaaaagtttcttTTTTCAGCTTTAAACGTTTTGATAACCTTATAAAATTCGCTGCTTAAgaactaaggcctaaaaaaaaatatgatttgcgGGAAAGgtgtaaaaaacaaattgaaaacaatatagaaggcCGAGCACTGGGCGGTCGTAGGAAGGGAGAATCTCTGTATATCTATCTATTCTATAATGTCTTTTTCTTGTCATAGGGTTACAGAGCATGCTTTGTAAGGTCGTCTTTtcaacaagaaaatatataaattttgaattggGTCAcattagttctaagggtgcgacaTGCAAAAACGAAGAAGGCTAAAGGAATTTTATTGCGTTAAGGAAAacagtataatatgtattatgttttcttttttatatccgTTGTTACAACTTGTGTCTGTCCTAAACTGCCTCCTTCTCCCCTATACATATAAGTAACAATAGTACGTATATTTAATTACCCGAATAAATAACTTGTCATGTCGATATTAATGTCACTCAATGTACCGATAATGGATTACCCTGTATCTAGTTACGGTGGCGAGGAACAAATATGGCAAATATTTTCGACATCAGTTGTATCGAAACTAATGGCTTTGTTGATGTACATTAGCCCGGGTTCGACTTTCAGAGACATAAATTGAgtgattaatttattcaaaataacacatttcaGTACGTTATTGTACTCATGGCATTAGGTCCAACTTCGGCCTCACGGAGTGAGGTCTGAGTTTAGCAAAACTATAGCAAAACCTTTAAGGTATAAATTGGTATTCGTGGTAAAAAAAGTCAAGGATCATCGaagtttcttttttatgaaagaCTAGTTAACAATGCATTCGTGTTTCTAGTATAACAGTGATTGTGTATGCAAGCCATGCAGAGGCCCGAGCGCGCTGGATTGCAACTTGTTACGAACAATCAACATTTTTTCGTTTTTGGGAGACTTTTAGGACTGATTTACTAGTTCTTACAATTTTGCTGTAAAATAAACAGGAAAGCAGAAAACTgctgaaatattattaatatacataattataaagacATTTTTTCTTAGCATTGTGTAAAATGTACctaattcaaattcaaagtcTAATGTAATTCTTTTATTGGATTTATAGTGTGTTGGTTCGTAGGTATTAAGACCATCGAAGAATGGACACTGGTAAGATTCTTATTAAGTCAATTGTAGTGTGAGAACTACCaatatcatttaattattagtCTGTCCTCACGTGAACTCATTGTTTGATTAAAGACCATTTTGTGTACCAACCAACCTACCAAATTGAGTAGCTCTGAGTGCTTGCGACGTGCAAATtggattaatattaaatttaaataaaaatattttaattttgatgaataATTCACGGGCGTTTTTACACGATGCAAATTCTATCTCGTTTTCGGTCGGATATTGAAATAACGCGACGGATGCAGAGGTATTTGCTCAACCCGATTAAAACAGGTCTACACGAGAAACTTCCAGTTCAGTTCTGGGTGAAAGGTAAATAAGTAGATAGAACTTGAAATTAAAGTCTTGGTTTTACTATAATAGTCAATTTgagtattattattagttttaatatctataataaacgTGCACGGCAGTGACCACACAAACGGACATCCAAAATGTTCACAAATGCAATATTACTAGgtttattatttacctatttaCAAAGATTTGTTATTATGAGACGACTTCAAGTGTCAATATTATACAGATTAGATATATTCAAGTCTCAAAGTCTTGGATATAAAACAAGTGTTTACGCTTTGTCAGGCCAAGTTCGAAGTCTCTACTCGTACGCAATGAATTTTAACgacaaagttatttttgtgaCCGGCGGTAGTTCTGGCATTGGGGCAGCTATTGCCGTCAAATTTGCAGCCCATGGTGCCAAAGTAGCAATAGTCGGAAGAAATGAGACCAAACTGAAAAACGTGAGTGTAGAATGCGAACGCAGTGGCAGCAAACCACTTATTATAATAGCAGACGTTGCGAGGGACGGCGATGCTGACAAAGCAATAAGTGCCACTATCACACATTTCGGAAAAATCGACGTCCTCGTCAACAATGCCGGCATTACTGGATATTCTAGTATTGTGACAAACGATACGATGGTCTTGTTTGATCGAATCATGTCTGTGAATCTACGAGCAGCTGTCTTCATCACACACCTCACGGTGCCGTATCTTATAGAAACTAAAGGCAACATTATTAACGTTTCCAGTATTGCTTCCACATGCGCATTATCTAAAGGTCATTATGCCTATTGTACGTCGAAAGCAGCTTTGGACCACTTTTCAAGGTGTATTGCTTTGGAACTAGCTCCCCAAGGGGTTCGTGTCAATACTGTTAATCCAGGACCTGTGAAAACTGATATTATCGAAAATACGGGAACACCTGAAGCCTTCTTAGGTGATGTATgggagaaatataaaaatattatgccgCTTAAAAGAATTGGGGAACCTGAAGAAATTGCTGACCTTGTGATGTTTTTAGCAAGTGATAAAGCTAGGGGCATTACTGGCGGTTCGTTTATTTCTGATAATGGAACTCTTTTGAGAGGCTCGTTGGAATAGTTACCCGCGTATAATAGATCTGGGcggcattattattttaataattaattgtttttacgaaaatgtaatttcatgttaattaaatgtgaattatattaatgttaagtagtagttgttttaataatttattccatATATCATACTAATTACTGTTAGggattgtattaataattttagcaaGCTGaagaaaatcttttttttatactggtaAATGGTTTTTCTTAAGTAAACAATGCATAAATATTTGGTAGTAAGCTGCGGTGGGATTGGATTGTAGGAGGCGTaacattgtataaataaaataacttgctAATCTTTATGGCGGTCCATTCAAGTCAATAATATCGTGATAACTTTTAAACTATTCAGCCAAATAACTTAGTGTAAAAGACAAAGTTTATCTACTgttagcataaaatatttttgtgagggtatttgtaacgCTTTTTGCAATCAGCTTTCTAGCActacattaaatacttaaagcGAGAATGTATTTATGTTGATaagactttaataaatattctaaaatgtgTGTTGTAAAAagaggatccgatttaattataggTCATTATTTTGGTCATAGCGACTTCCGcataaaagataaatatacGCTGTCgcagacttttatttagaactataatataagacaaacaatcctacggaacatcatctttgtctaactccaaagGTTTAGGTAGTGCACGCCAAGGTAGCAAAATTTTTCCgtcttacttgatatgtatcgttatattatgaccaagttacacaaaattattataaattgtagcctatgtgttattctgatatataaacaatattactctaaagtttcatgcaaatccgttcagtagttttttcgtaaaatagaaataaacatacatacatccagacatccatcctcacaaactttcacatttatcaTATAAGTAGGACATCATGCAGACATCAATTTCTGAACTTAACCTTCCATAAAATCTTAAAACATATCATTTTACGAGCTTAACTGCTAAGTAATATAAAGTAATCTAAAACTGGcttgttaaagtatttttacattttatcacccatacagtaaaaaaaagaagtcctccggaaccagcaaaattttaaaagggTTCTATGAGAAAGAAAGAGTTTGGAAACCTTTGCTATAACTAAAATACATTGCAGAGGTGATCTCTTGATAGTATCACTTACTGCTTTGTCAGCATCGTTGTCCTTAGATATCAGCTATTAGAGGTTTGCTGTCACAACGTTTTTCAGTTTGGTCTCATTTCTTTCGATTATTGCAGCTTTGACACCATGAGCTGCATATTTTATGGCAGTAGAAGCTCAAAATGTCCAATAGTGTCACTTACTGCTCTGTTAGCATCAACCTCCTTAGCAACGTTTGCTATTATAACAAGAGGTCTGCTGCCGCTGCGTTCGCACTCTTCACTCACGTTTTTCAGTTTAGTCTCATTTCTTCCAACTATTGTAACTTTAGCACCATGACTTGCAAATTTTATGGCAATAGCAGCCCCATGCTAGAACTGCCGCCGctcaataaaatatctttatcgtTACAACTCATTGTGTACAAGTggaaatttcgtagaaaatcGAAACACTtctttatgataaattatacatGTTTAGTGACAACGAACGaacttaattgttttatttcaaatgaaatatCATGAACAGGATACAGTATAGATAGAAACATAGACAAAATCATAgtacataaaaacattgttgacataattacaacattttatatCAATGATTTTGTTATCATCTAATCTGTATGATCTATTTAGATATatgatttatgaaattatttaaagtaaatgatAACCGCaatcctaataatataaatgccaaagtttgtGGGGACGTATGAATGTATGTTTGATCCTCTAACGAAAAACTACTGAAagtatttggatgaaactttacagtgatACTGGtcatacatcagaataacacataggctacaatttataatgattttgagtaatttggtcataatataacgacataatcaagtaagtcgaaattaaagttatcccggaaaactccttaactcgggcgaagtcgcgagcaaacgctagtaatattataaatcgtcGTCTGCAACAGAAGTttgttgtgtgtttgtttgttatgtgtATCATAAGTAGAACTTTATAAGTCGCTGGATGGGTttgattgaaattaattttcatctTGCGTAAAGCGTAGTGGaactttatttttgaaaaacacTTTCACATGAGTGCAGCCGCCATCAAAAGTTAGTATAGTATTGCATGTGTTTTTAGCCTACTCatgaagatatattataaatgacacattttttaagatttacGCATGCAGTGatgttaaatgtataaataaaattgtcatttCTACAAAAGGTCTATCATATcctattgtataattattgatttggtCTATTTTAGTGgttaatttaaatcaaacacATGCAGCGGCTTATAAGATTCTTGTTATGATACAGATCCAAACATTTACACTGAAATTCTGTTGCAgacgatttataatattattacggtTATTGTTTACTTAAAATCATTTGGTAAATCATATAGATTATACAGATTAGATAATAACAAAGTCGTTGATATAAAAGAAGAGTTTAGATTTAGTTTGTACGTAATTTCTACTCGTGCACAATGAGTTGTAACGACAAAGTTATTCTAGTGACCGGCGGCAGTTCTGGCATTGGGGCTGCTATTGCCATAAAATTTGCAGCTCATGGTACCAAAGTTGCAATAGTTGGAAGAAATGAGACTAAACTGAAAAACGTGAGTGAAGAGTGCGAACGCAGCGGCAGCAAACCTCTTGTTATAATAGCAGACGTTGCTAAGGAGGTCGATGCTAACAGAGCAGTAAGAGACACGATTGCACATTTTGGAAAAATTAACGTCCTCGTCAACAATGCCGGTATTGGTGGAAATTCGAGTATCATGGCAAACGATACTATGACCGTCTTCGATCGAATCATGTCTGTGAATCTACGAGCAGCTGTCTA is part of the Manduca sexta isolate Smith_Timp_Sample1 chromosome 10, JHU_Msex_v1.0, whole genome shotgun sequence genome and harbors:
- the LOC115443865 gene encoding 2-(R)-hydroxypropyl-CoM dehydrogenase-like, whose translation is MNFNDKVIFVTGGSSGIGAAIAVKFAAHGAKVAIVGRNETKLKNVSVECERSGSKPLIIIADVARDGDADKAISATITHFGKIDVLVNNAGITGYSSIVTNDTMVLFDRIMSVNLRAAVFITHLTVPYLIETKGNIINVSSIASTCALSKGHYAYCTSKAALDHFSRCIALELAPQGVRVNTVNPGPVKTDIIENTGTPEAFLGDVWEKYKNIMPLKRIGEPEEIADLVMFLASDKARGITGGSFISDNGTLLRGSLE